From the Jilunia laotingensis genome, the window GGACTCATAAAGCCATAAATCCAAAGGAATACAGCCATTAAACGACCAAAGTTAGTGGCAGATTGCAATTCTACAATATCCACCTGCATCGCATCCTTCATGGTTGAAAGCATCTGTCGATCCATGTAATTTAGCAAAGCTACTCCCCACAACAAACCGACTACTACCCAAGGATAAATTTTTGAGTTTTTCATATCAGGTAACAATTAAAGAAACAAAGTTGAAAGTAAAAATAAAACCGCTTATCCGATGTGAGTTAAAATCTCATTAACGAGCATATGGCTCTTTATCATCATTCTGGGAATATGAAAGGGGCCCTTAAAAATATTGCCCTTAGCCGGTTGAGCCACCGTTCCATCCCTATGCAAATAACCATACCATTCGCCATATTCTTTATCAGGGAAATGAGCATACGTCCAGTCACTTATCTTTTTATGCATGGAAAGGTATTTTTCATCCCCGGTGGCTTCAAAGGCATACAATGTTGCAATAATAGCCTCTGTCTGGGGCCACCAAAATTTCATATCCTGCGAATAATCCTGTGGAGGAAGATTGCGACAATCACGGAAATTGATAATTCCACCGAACTCTTTGTCCCAGCCCCATTCCCAAGACCAGTCAAGAATGGTAAGAGCCGTATCGGTCAACTGTTTGCCCCAATTACGATGTTTAGCTTCTTCTAAAAGAAACCAAGCGGTTTCAATACAGTGTCCGGGATTAATAGTACGACCATTGATGGTATCTATAAATTCGCCATTCTCTCCAACCGTTTCAAGCAGGGCTTTAAACTCCGGATGGATGAAATATCGTTTTAAAGTTTCTAATGATTCGTCAATTTGCCGGTTCAGTACCGGATCATTGATTACCTTTCGGACGCAGGATGCTGTATTTATCAGAATCATAGTAATGGAATGCCCACGTGCATGGACAGTCTCACAGTATTTCGGCTCTAATATCCCCGGAGTAGTAATAAAATATTGTATCTTTTTGAAAAGTTCCAATGCTTTATGCACATAGCTATTGTCACCTGACGCGAGAGCATACTCTGCCATTGCAATCACAGCAAAACATTCTGAAAAGACGTACCGGCGTTTGCGCAATGGTTTTCCGTCTTCCGTCACTTCAAAATACATACGGCCATCCTCATCAAAACAGTAAGATTCTATAAAATCAATACAACTCTTCGAGGCAGCTAACCATTCGGGATTCTTTTCAATATTATTATATGCAAACGCGGCAATAAAGCCAAAACGTCCTTGAAACCAAACAGACTTAGTGGTATCGATCAGGCTTCCATCACGATCTAGGCAAGTATATACACCACCGTGCTTGTAATCCATCCCGTGTTCCATCCAAAACGGCATGATATTATCAACCAGATCAGCCTTATAGGAGGCTGACCATTGTTGCAAATATTTAGTTATATTCATTCGTACAGTTGAATTTTAAAGTTTATTGCAACGATCGAAAAAATGGATCATTTCCAATTCAGCTTTCATACGGGCTTCTTCCTCATCCGTCATATTTTGGAAAGGAGTACGGTTTTTACCCAGATCAAGCCCGATCAGTTTCATGATGCGCTTTCCTCCCACAATATTACCCCGGTAGTGACAAATGACATTGATAACCTCCTGAGAGAAATTCTGAAGTTCGCGTGCTTTTTCCAGTTCCCCTTTATTCCAAGCATCTAT encodes:
- a CDS encoding AGE family epimerase/isomerase, with translation MNITKYLQQWSASYKADLVDNIMPFWMEHGMDYKHGGVYTCLDRDGSLIDTTKSVWFQGRFGFIAAFAYNNIEKNPEWLAASKSCIDFIESYCFDEDGRMYFEVTEDGKPLRKRRYVFSECFAVIAMAEYALASGDNSYVHKALELFKKIQYFITTPGILEPKYCETVHARGHSITMILINTASCVRKVINDPVLNRQIDESLETLKRYFIHPEFKALLETVGENGEFIDTINGRTINPGHCIETAWFLLEEAKHRNWGKQLTDTALTILDWSWEWGWDKEFGGIINFRDCRNLPPQDYSQDMKFWWPQTEAIIATLYAFEATGDEKYLSMHKKISDWTYAHFPDKEYGEWYGYLHRDGTVAQPAKGNIFKGPFHIPRMMIKSHMLVNEILTHIG